The window atatttatatattttattatttgatttatttattttattactcttaaatataaataaataagttaatgaaaaaatatataaataaaaattattaatgaaaacaagagagaaaaataaacatGTTGAATTTTGAAAATGCTTAATCAACATGTCCTAATAAATTTTCCACATTATTAGTTGCACTTCAACCCCTTAAAAAGTAATGATATGAACTAATCTTAGAAATAGTAAGACTAACATTTTCTCTATTTAATTAGATTGTACATGTCACCTATAAACTCTATTAAAAAATCACttataaattctattaaaaaattatctttcttcaactttttgttattaaaattattatgaataattattttaatatgtttttagaattatattacatatatatatttgttatatatagatttattatatatatatatatatatatttagtttgttatatatatatattataattttacaagaatttacacattttttataatttaatatatataaagaaagtgaaaaatataaaattttaattatttattgtggTTCAATATTGTATTCGgttgtatttattaaaaaaaaattaatttctaataataaaaatgatttaaattagattaaataatgatagaattgtattacacttaattaatgtttttttaaataagaagaaTTAACCTGACATCTCACTGATATCTACCCCATTTCACAAAGTTTCTAGTGAGGAAAACCGGTAATATTTTGGTCTTTTAAGTAACCGATTATTGGACAACTATaatgagtttaattaaaaacattcacttattaatttaatagtCCATTATTTCCACTGGACAACTATAatgagtttaatttaaaaacattcacttattaatttaatagtCAATAAATTGAACCATCTAATGAATGAATACAAAtgaaatatacataaaaaaaaatatgcattcaAATGTTGTTCAAAAGTGTATCATATACTCTTACAAAATTaaacaacataatataattgcaaattattttaattattagtctATAATTGTTTTTCATGTATCTTCCATAATCAACAGATTGACATCTCAAACTTCATAtctataaaattagaaaaaaaaaagtagtccAATAGTAATCGCTGGAAGAAGAATCGTCGGTGTAATTTGAGTCTCTTCTTCGTACTCTTGATTTCGACGAACATCCTCTAATACCATGTGAAATTTCTGAACTTTGGATTGGTTCGTAGATTTAAGATTTGAGAAGAATGAAAAGACTAATTGAGAAAAAACGTGAATGACTTTACAAACCTTCAATCCCttttatatatgtaataaaaCTATTATAGTCTCTAAAATATCTATCAAGTATTAATAAAGCTATAaacttatcaaatatatattctaaatacaTACTCAATAAACTAGGCAATCCTAGCTATAAACATAagttataaaaacatataatataaaatatcaacataTTTTCACATACATTTGAACCAAATCGAAGTCGACCCAAAAGCGTCGATTTGcgaattaatcatttaattatagTATTATAGTATAGTATTTGTGTATGAACATTATACTAGactgaatatatttattttaattgttttgagtGTAAAAACAAATGTCTACACTTATTTaacttgatttatttaaatttgtttagatAGAAAGTTCCTTAATGGTCTTAggatcaatttcaaaaaaataaatcaaacaatcaCATAACATTGATGGACACccaatttgaaatgtaaaaaaaaattaattttgattcatAATTAGCTTATAATGAGTTAAAGAATATTACTAAACTCTTGTTGAAGTTTTAGGATGATATTGAACCCAACTTAAAAGTTCTATAcaagatttaaaaaaacttaaaaagcTTAAAATGATGGGTCTTTAAAGAGCTCGAATGATGATGTGGGGTTGGGTCCTTGATGTTTCTAAGGGATCTCTTTTATAGCCCATTAAGGTCGGTAAATGGACCATGTTGGACGAATTCTAAACAAAAGGCTACAATGGTCGGCTGCTTGCATGGTTGGATTCCTCTTTCTCGGCAAGTAAGATAACCTAGGGTTATAGGAGAAATTATCCCACAACTATTGTTATCATTTTCCTTTTTGAATTTTctcatttaattttgaaatgaccGAGATAAGGATTGACGATGGCAAGAAATCGATTGTCCTTATCTTGTCGCAAGGAAGAAGATGACATCGGGTCGGTTGATTGCTCCGTTGGCAGTACATTAGCGTCTAGTGATGCATTTGCTTGTCGTGTTAGCCTAGGCATTAGTCTTTCTAGCACGTTCTGATTGGCTAGTTTCTTAGACTTTGTTTGATTTGGGTCAAACAACTTtgaccttttattttttttataaatttatttagatacataaaattaattaatagacataaaatttatattatgtttattttatttatttagttattatgtattttatggctttttatttaatttcttagggattaataaatgcatttttttattccaaataattatttgatttacatgtgtctcaaattttaattaacttgagattaatgaatataatatttatcttaaataattattttattttggataatattttaattattttgaatttatgaatataatatttattttaaataattaatttaaaattttataaattgagagagttaaattttaatttcaaatatattagataataagCATATGGTTGGGATTTTGAAGTTTTCAAAGAAAGTCATTGGGAGTTTTCAAATTAAGTAATTGATTTCATATGTGTTAaacttatttcatttttttttattaaatttgtaatataaatgtctaatagagttagtgaaaatgttgtattaataatttaaaaattgtgtatgtatatatattttaatttttatgatatatatatatatattataaattaagtctatttacaaattaaattatttttaagaaatttattgttttattaattaaaaaaataattatttattattttgagttctaactaaaaatcttaaaatatatattaattctttttattagaATTCTTTCTTAAatcttaaacattattaaattcttattgcttgaaaaatgattaatatttatatcaataataaaattataacttataatttaaaataacttttattttattatttttgaattttacccaaatttaaaaaaaaaatcaatttagatttattttaataaaattctaatttattatttaacaaaaacattataataaataatattttgttactaaatttatcaatatttaacCATACCTcatgttattaaaaaatataaaatattaaaaatgatatattttttaatttattttttcttaaatcttaaaaaacttaattttgattatttttctaagattttaacttattattaaaaatatattatcataatctactaaatgttttcttaatattattatatatttttaaacttatttactAGGAACTAAAGATTTTAAGAGAATTATGAGATGTAACAGGTTTAATGTCATCattcgtatatatatatatttatataatgcttaattttaaaattgtagtATGTTTCggtacaactctttaatcaactaagctaataacattttatacattaaattcaacacaaatttGATATACATCATACacttaaacaatatatttttatgaatgtaCATTACACGTcctaattcttttaattttaaataataaatgttactatacaaaatacttaataatttatctttttttaattttttattatttcaaaaaatatttaataatttctctcttcaattttttttttattaaattattataaataatattttaaattattaatatgtttataaaattatatatatatatatatttttgtttcatatataaatatattatatatatattaagtttgtttgacgtatatataactttttataattttaaaaagactGTCTtgcaaatgtttttttttattattagttgacaaaattttcattaataagaaaaatcaaattacaaattattaagTGTAATTCAAATAGAACtactaatatttaatatagataaaaaaaatattacaaaataagaGTTAACAAAATATGGTAGCATAAGATTGAAGATAAACCTTATTAACTAATGATTAAgctagaaaatatttaatttttattatatatatatatatttattaaatataatatatattttaaaaaaataaattttatatatttgatcaatttgattttttattttacctattattattcattttaaaaatacataaataaataaattaattattaaacgtaaaaaatatatatacttaaaattaatagatgagataaataaataattagattattttttttattattttttataattaactttttattctcttatatatatttatcttattataatatatattttaaaacatatatatttatatatttttgttatttgatttttttctattattaatctaaataatatataaaaacaagttattgaaaaaaaacatataaatatttacaaattaattggTAAAgattaagaaatattattaggggaataaaaaaattataaacgagaataaataaatattttaattatgctTAGTCATCAATCTTACCGTTATTCACTtctactaaataaatattttaaattatgctTAGTCATCTATTCTTACCCTTTCCACGTCATTCACTGCACTTTGAGAGAATAAAGGaaagaaattataaatgaagataaataaatattttgaattatacttGGTCATCGATCTTATCCTTCCAAGTCATTCACTTATTTACttttgttacaattttttttttctcttatcaatacttttttttaaaaataattttattatttatcaataaattattaaataaccctaaaagaaattggataacaaaattataacttattatttaaaataccttcataaaattattatattattttaacttttatctaAACCttgaaaattacaaatttatatttattttaataaaattgcaacttattatttaaaaaaaaattatataatttaatccatatttacataaaaaaaaaaattttaaaattttttcctttctaatattttaatagtaacccaatattttttttaaaataaaataactgactttgatataataaattaatgtaatcaaataaatataatttatagttgggagaaaattaaaaaaaaaagtaaaaaaaaaatagtttataattagtaagaaataataaaaaagtataaaataaattaatttattattattattattactttatagtTAGGAAAATGAGATAAAGTGATGTGATAAAAAATCAAAAGCTTATCAAAAgtcttcaaattaattaattttaaaatatgttctACACGTGTCATGTAATTTATTTACATCTGCTATTAATTGATtggattatttataatttttttttttttttttctaagagGGAGCAacattcaaataaaagatgACGTCATGTTCTCTGTTTTGGAGCTATACGATCATCATATTAAGATAGAagatagatagagagagagGAAAAGATACAGGAAAAAAGAAGTTGTGATTCTCTCTCTATTTCTAGGGTTTTATTTGAAGTGATTATCGAAGACCTTTCAAGGTTTGCCGACGCCATATTCTTGCTTAAATCTGCTTACATCTTGTATACGCTATAGCGTTTTGAAGTGTATTTGACTTGTGACACTTTCTGCTGTTCTGTGTGATGATAATACCTCTTATCTTTTAGGATTCTTCTTGTCCGGTTAGATTCTTTTCAGTCTTTTTGATGTTCTGTGGGATTTTTGGAGAATTTTGAACTAGAGAATATCATTTACTTTATTATTGCTTATTtccttattaaattaataagtgaATTCTAGTTTTGAAAGAAGTTTTCATAGGTTCAAATTGGATATAGTTGTAATTCTATAAACATAATAGTTTACTTTTGTTGAATCTTGATGTTGGATGGATTGTGTGTGTTGTGGAATTCTTGTTTATTGATGGTTTTGGATATCTTGTTTCATCTCTTTGTTGGTAGACTGATTTTCAATTGATTCCGAGATGGGTATATAAATGACAGTCTGTAACTTTGAATGACCTTTCATTTAGGATAGTGCACTCTTAAACTGTTAGGATGTTTTTTTTCTACATTCCTCTTGTTTGTTATATTGTCTTTAAACATGAATGTGTTTGCAATTCAACATACACTTTAAAATCTAGGGTTAGTTCATGGGATGGCTAGTGCTGATATGAGCTTTGCATTCATTTCTTTGCAGGAACGGATTTTAAAATGCGATCGAAGTCAGAAGACACGAGTAGGATGGAAGCTAATCCACATAACTTCTCTGAGACAAAGCCTTGGTGGCGAAGTGCTAGCTATAACCCTATTTCCCCTGCTGTGACAAGAACACCTTCCAATTCTTCTTCATTGGATCAATCAAAAGATGGTCACTCAGAAGAATCTGAAAATAGGGTAGATGAGGGAGTTGATGTAAATGATTCACAAATTACACTTTTTCATCCAGGTACTTGATCTAATATTGGTATTGCAAATTTGTTAGTGGAAGAATAAAGAAACAACCAAGTGCTTTGGTCTTATGATTATCTCACTTACTTGCTCCTCAAATTCAATTGATATATTTCTATGGTTTTGTCTTTTACTTTGTATACCAAGGAGTCAAAGAACTTGCAAGGATTCTTTGAAAAAAGTTTTCATAGAAATCATGCTTATTGAACCTATCATTTGTACAgtgttctatttatttattgaacTTGAACTTGTTTTGCTTGCAAAAATCATTTGCTGATGCTTCAGTATGGTAAAACCGATACCAATACCGGTCGGTTAActggtttgtaaaataaatggtAAAATCGGACTTAACCGGAACAGGTTGACCGGTTAACCAAccggttgaacacccctagTATCATGTTTATTGTTTCTTGTTTTTTACTCTCTATAGAATCTAAGAGTATATATAAAGAGATAGCTTTATTTGAGTGTGCTGAATACTTTGACTGAATTAATCCATGAATAGACCATGTTCTTGcaaaaactatattatttatctaaagGATTTTGTTCTATCAATGCTAGAGAACCCATTGTCATAAATATGTGTGACACATGATGTTCGTCAGCTCGTGTGTGTATTAGCTGTATACAAGCTTGTCTGCTTTTTCTTTGTATGTATATCTAGTTTGTGCATATAACTAAGATTTTATCTGCTGCAAACATTTTGACATTATGCTTGCTTtagttattttctatatataattttaacatgattttgatctttctttctttttctcctATAATGATAGATGGAAATGATTGGGGAGAACACCATAAATTTCTGAATGAAACACCAACACTACCGCCAAGGAATGAAGGAAGCCTTATGCCTCCACAACTCGATCTTGCAGGCGTATGTGTATATACATCTTCATCCTATATAGTCTGAAACATTGCTTAATTATGCATTTTTTGGGGTTATTGCagaatatttcattaaatttatatccatatccatatgtTGATCCATATTATGGTGGAGTAATGACACCTTATGGTATTCAGCCGctggtaaatatttttttctcttcaatttttttttgctcAAGTTCACATGTTAATCAATGAGCATTGATGTGATAGGTTGGGTTCATGCTCAAACATTAGACTTCATTTCTGatatatcaaacaaactttCTAGGTACAACCACCTCATTTTGTTGATATGCAAAACAATAGAATTCCTTTGCCGCTTGATCTTACACAAGAGCCAGTTTTTGTCAATGCAAAACAATACCATGGGATTTTGAGGCGAAGAGAATCACGTGCTAAAATGGAGCTTcaaaagaaaatgattaaaGACCGTAAGGTAACTTGTAAATAGAGTTTTCACTTCATAATAACTTTTACATTACTCACGATGATTAATTTGATCGTATTAATCCATGATCTCTATCATGCCAAAAGAAACATTGGCTTCATATGAAACccttttttatgttagatttctCATATTGATCAGGATCCAGATGGGATTATGTTTATAAACTGAAACTTAGCCTGAAACGGATCGAGAAACAAGATTCACATCCGGATcctaaataatttgttaatattctCATGTGGATCAGGAGGATTTGGATCCAAAAGGGATCACGTGAACTTAGACACgtatattaacaaaaaatttaGTGGTTTTTCATCTGAATCCTTCAGATATAGAAACAGAAAATGTTTTCAAGTGGGATCACCTTTAGAAACTGAACTTAGACAGACACATCTTCACTAATTTATTGACAGTTTTTCATCTGGATCCTTATAGATACAGAAAcataaagtgttttcaaatgatttCTCATCTGCATCAAGATTTAGATCCAGATGGGATCACATTCAGAATTTTTGATCTGAATCCTCCAGATATAGAAACAGAAACAGTTTTCATATTAAGCCAATATGTTTGAATCTCATTAGAATTGTTTCTTccttatatcttctttttttcaGCCATATCTACATGAATCAAGGCACC is drawn from Impatiens glandulifera chromosome 3, dImpGla2.1, whole genome shotgun sequence and contains these coding sequences:
- the LOC124932299 gene encoding nuclear transcription factor Y subunit A-1-like, with protein sequence MRSKSEDTSRMEANPHNFSETKPWWRSASYNPISPAVTRTPSNSSSLDQSKDGHSEESENRVDEGVDVNDSQITLFHPDGNDWGEHHKFLNETPTLPPRNEGSLMPPQLDLAGNISLNLYPYPYVDPYYGGVMTPYGIQPLVQPPHFVDMQNNRIPLPLDLTQEPVFVNAKQYHGILRRRESRAKMELQKKMIKDRKPYLHESRHRHAMRRARSTGGRFAKNSPNNDSSSNRITEESRPQLGSAVQSNSTGSSGSEPHHIGKGPSPQEETKASSVLYASPWIAEGEGSSNRES